The following proteins are co-located in the Chlorocebus sabaeus isolate Y175 chromosome 21, mChlSab1.0.hap1, whole genome shotgun sequence genome:
- the GGCT gene encoding gamma-glutamylcyclotransferase has protein sequence MANSGCKEVPGPDEESFLYFAYGSNLLTERIHLRNPSAAFFCVARLQDFKLDFGNSQGKTSQTWHGGIATIFQSPGDEVWGVVWKMNKSNLNSLDEQEGVKSGMYVVIEVKVATQEGREITCRSYLMTNYESAPPSPQYKKIICMGAKENGLPLEYQEKLKAIEPNDYTGKVAEEIEDIIKKGETQTL, from the exons ATGGCGAACTCGGGCTGCAAGGAGGTCCCGGGTCCGGATGAGGAGAGTTTCCTGTACTTTGCCTACGGCAGCAACCTGCTGACCGAGAGGATCCACCTCCGAAACCCCTCGGCGGCGTTCTTCTGTGTGGCCCGCCTGCAG GATTTTAAGCTTGACTTTGGCAATTCCCAAGGCAAAACAAGTCAAACTTGGCATGGAGGGATAGCCACCATTTTTCAAAGTCCTGGCGATGAAGTGTGGGGAGTAGTatggaaaatgaacaaaagcAATTTAAATTCTCTGGATGA GCAAGAAGGGGTTAAAAGTGGAATGTATGTTGTAATAGAAGTTAAAGTTGCAACtcaagaaggaagagaaataacCTGTCGAAGTTATCTGATGACAAATTACGAAAGTGCTCCGCCATCCCCACAGTATAAAAAG ATTATTTGCATGGGTGCAAAAGAAAATGGTTTGCCGCTGGAGTATCAAGAGAAGTTAAAAGCAATAGAACCAAATGACTATACAGGAAAGGTCGCAGAAGAAATAGAGGACATCATCAAAAAGGGGGAAACACAAACTCTTTAG